The Chanodichthys erythropterus isolate Z2021 chromosome 14, ASM2448905v1, whole genome shotgun sequence genome window below encodes:
- the LOC137036207 gene encoding ras and EF-hand domain-containing protein homolog, whose amino-acid sequence MTELKWGVTELVRRNTELKMMEEQQKAAKQQAEDLNEELNQKITELEKMEEQQKREKKEAEDLIKELQKKITELNVRISKLKMKEEQQKAEKKHVEDLIKDLQDDITELKKRNTELKNQLEDVYYYKTIVDCLKMIKDVFSYILNKIPVIKDYMTAVKTLKL is encoded by the coding sequence ATGACTGAGCTGAAGTGGGGAGTCACTGAGCTGGTGAGGAGAAACACTGAGCTGAAGATGATGGAAGAACAGCAGAAAGCAGCAAAGCAACAGGCTGAAGATCTGAATGAAGAGCTGAACCAGAAAATCACTGAGCTGGAGAAGATGGAAGAACAGcagaaaagagaaaagaaagaggctgaagatctgattaaagaGCTGCAGAAGAAAATCACTGAGTTGAATGTGAGAATCTCTAAGCTGAAGATGAAGGAAGAACAGCAGAAAGCAGAAAAGAAACATgttgaagatctgattaaagaCCTGCAGGATGATATCACTGAGCTGAAGAAGAGAAACACTGAGCTAAAGAATCAGTTGGAGGATGTctattattataaaacaattGTGGATTGCTTAAAAATGATCAAAGATGTTTTTTCTTATATTCTAAATAAAATCCCAGTTATAAAGGATTACATGACTGCAGTGAAAACGCTGAAGCTGTGA